Genomic DNA from Acidobacteriota bacterium:
GTCATGCCGGTGGTGTACTCGGCGATGGCCGGCGCCACCGGCGCCAGATCCTTGAAGCGCAGCTTGCCCAGGGCCCCCAGCTTGGCTCCCACGGACTTCGCCTTGCTCAACTTCATCAGCTGCTGGGCGGCGTTGCGGGAGTAGGTGATGGGAACGTTGGACAGGGACTCGGCGCCGCCGGCGAGGACGATCTCCGCCTCGCCGGAGAGGATGGCCTGGGCGCCGAAGGCGATGGCCCGGTTGGAAGAGGCGCAGGCGAGGTTGACGGTGGTGCCGGTGATGGTCTCCGGCAGAGAGGCGCGGAAGATCACCTCGCGGCCCAGATTCGGCGCGTTGAGGGCCGGCACCACGACGCCGAAGATGGAGAGGTCGATATCCCCGGGCTCGACGGCGGTGCGCGCCACCAGCTCGCGGGCGGCGACGGCGCCGAGGTCGACGCAATCGAGGTTCTTGAGCTCGCTGCCGGCCTTGGCGAAGGGCGTCCGGCAGC
This window encodes:
- a CDS encoding beta-ketoacyl synthase N-terminal-like domain-containing protein is translated as METNDKTDSASSENAMDEAASITASNDSAEASADLPSTLPPPNNASAHEEITERADTVWVRGTGPRISKKDRYELRGPGGRVAIIDGCRTPFAKAGSELKNLDCVDLGAVAARELVARTAVEPGDIDLSIFGVVVPALNAPNLGREVIFRASLPETITGTTVNLACASSNRAIAFGAQAILSGEAEIVLAGGAESLSNVPITYSRNAAQQLMKLSKAKSVGAKLGALGKLRFKDLAPVAPAIAEYTTGMT